Proteins encoded together in one Luteimonas fraxinea window:
- the bla gene encoding subclass B3 metallo-beta-lactamase: MRPSLPACSLVTCLLSAALSASAAEPPLPQLEAYTVDASWRQPIAPVRIADRTWQIGTEGLTALLVMTDAGAVLIDGGMPQAADALLANMERLKIAPADLRLLLSSHAHADHAGPFAALKRRTGAHLVANAESAALFARGGSDDLHFGDEITYPPVQTDRIVMDHEVVSQGGTDFTVHFTPGHTPGSVAWTWTDTRDGRRVRIAYVDSLSAPGYRLQGNPRYPRLIEDYQRSFEVVRGLPCDLLLTPHPGASNWNYAAGDTAGAKALTCAAYADVAERSFDAKLAEQAQPTQ; the protein is encoded by the coding sequence ATGCGCCCGTCCCTGCCCGCCTGTTCGCTCGTCACCTGTCTGCTGTCGGCGGCGCTGTCCGCCAGCGCCGCGGAGCCGCCGCTGCCGCAACTCGAGGCCTACACGGTCGATGCGTCATGGCGGCAGCCGATCGCGCCTGTCCGCATCGCCGACCGCACCTGGCAGATCGGTACCGAAGGGCTGACCGCACTTCTGGTGATGACGGACGCGGGCGCCGTGCTGATCGATGGCGGCATGCCGCAGGCTGCGGATGCGCTGCTGGCGAACATGGAACGGCTGAAGATCGCGCCGGCAGATCTGCGCCTGCTGCTGTCGAGCCACGCGCATGCCGACCACGCCGGTCCGTTCGCCGCGCTCAAGCGCCGCACTGGTGCGCACCTCGTCGCCAATGCCGAATCGGCTGCGTTGTTCGCGCGTGGCGGTAGCGACGACCTGCACTTCGGCGACGAAATCACGTATCCGCCGGTGCAGACCGACCGAATCGTCATGGATCACGAAGTCGTGTCACAGGGTGGCACCGACTTCACCGTGCATTTCACACCCGGTCACACGCCCGGCAGCGTCGCGTGGACCTGGACCGATACCCGCGATGGCCGTCGGGTGCGTATCGCGTATGTCGACAGCCTCAGTGCGCCGGGATACCGGCTGCAGGGAAATCCTCGCTACCCGCGCCTGATCGAGGACTACCAGCGCTCGTTCGAGGTGGTCCGCGGCCTGCCCTGCGATCTGCTGCTGACGCCGCATCCCGGTGCGAGCAACTGGAATTACGCGGCCGGCGATACGGCGGGCGCGAAGGCGCTGACGTGCGCGGCGTATGCGGACGTTGCCGAGCGGTCCTTCGATGCGAAACTGGCTGAGCAAGCCCAGCCCACACAGTAG
- a CDS encoding DUF502 domain-containing protein translates to MLRPLPHPRIPMSAHTLGGRLQRLFLTGLLTLLPIWLTWIVVKFVFVLLSNISTPWVAPLAHRIAAGFPNSMGWINAVSVQATIAMLATIALILGVGWLARRVIGQRMLSWVDALVRRIPLANVIYSSARKLLDILQTKPDGTQRVVLIDFPHAEMKSVGFVTRVIREQGTGRELAAVYVPTTPNPTSGYLEIVPLEKITPTDWTVDQAMSFIISGGAVAPDTIPFDPPKTPPAATADTPPLP, encoded by the coding sequence ATGTTGCGTCCCCTACCCCACCCGCGGATTCCAATGAGTGCCCACACCCTGGGCGGACGCCTGCAGCGTCTGTTCCTCACCGGCCTGCTGACCCTGCTGCCGATCTGGCTGACCTGGATCGTCGTCAAGTTCGTCTTCGTGCTGCTGTCCAACATCAGCACGCCGTGGGTCGCGCCACTGGCACACCGGATCGCCGCCGGCTTTCCGAATTCGATGGGCTGGATCAATGCGGTCTCGGTGCAGGCCACGATCGCGATGCTCGCCACCATCGCGCTGATCCTCGGCGTGGGCTGGCTCGCGCGCCGCGTCATCGGCCAGCGCATGCTGTCCTGGGTCGATGCGCTGGTGCGCCGCATTCCGCTGGCGAACGTGATCTATTCCAGCGCGCGCAAGCTGCTCGACATCCTGCAGACCAAACCCGACGGCACCCAGCGCGTCGTGCTGATCGACTTTCCGCACGCGGAAATGAAATCGGTCGGCTTCGTCACCCGCGTCATCCGCGAGCAGGGTACCGGCCGCGAACTCGCTGCCGTCTACGTACCGACTACGCCGAATCCGACGTCCGGTTACCTGGAAATCGTGCCACTGGAGAAGATCACGCCGACCGACTGGACCGTCGATCAGGCGATGAGCTTCATCATTTCCGGTGGCGCGGTCGCGCCGGACACGATTCCATTCGATCCGCCCAAAACGCCGCCTGCTGCGACCGCGGACACACCGCCCCTGCCCTGA
- a CDS encoding bile acid:sodium symporter family protein: MQASLLTTLLLPLALGVIMFGLGLGLTLDDFRRVALYPRAVLIGLALQIGVLPWAALGLALLFRLPPELAVGLMLLAASPGGATANIYSHIARGDVALNITLTAVNSVLCLVTLPVILNLSLEFFLGAGQYVPPPTRKIVEVALIILLPVSIGMLVRAFASGFASRMEKPIRLLSVIVLVLLIIAAVAGTWDTLLAYFAAVGIACLLFNLVSMGAGYAAPRALKLPRRQAIAIAMEIGIHNGTLAIFIALSVLGNATMSAPAAVYSLLMFFTAAAFAAWLNRPGARDANAAA; encoded by the coding sequence ATGCAGGCATCACTGCTGACCACACTGCTGTTGCCGCTTGCGCTCGGCGTGATCATGTTCGGCCTCGGCCTCGGCCTGACGCTCGACGATTTCCGCCGCGTCGCACTCTATCCGCGCGCGGTGCTGATCGGGCTCGCACTGCAGATCGGCGTGTTGCCGTGGGCAGCGCTCGGGCTCGCGCTGCTGTTCCGGCTGCCGCCCGAACTCGCCGTCGGCCTGATGCTGCTGGCCGCATCGCCGGGCGGCGCGACCGCCAATATCTACAGCCACATCGCGCGTGGCGACGTCGCGCTCAACATCACTCTGACCGCGGTCAACAGCGTGCTGTGCCTGGTCACGCTGCCGGTCATCCTCAATCTGTCGCTGGAATTCTTCCTCGGCGCCGGCCAGTACGTGCCGCCGCCGACGCGCAAGATCGTCGAGGTCGCGCTGATCATCCTGCTGCCGGTCAGCATCGGCATGCTGGTGCGCGCGTTCGCCAGCGGATTCGCCTCGCGCATGGAAAAGCCGATCCGGTTGCTGTCGGTGATCGTGCTTGTTCTGCTGATCATTGCGGCCGTTGCCGGCACCTGGGACACGCTGCTGGCCTACTTCGCCGCGGTTGGCATCGCCTGCCTGCTGTTCAATCTGGTCAGCATGGGCGCCGGCTACGCGGCGCCGCGGGCGTTGAAACTGCCGCGGCGACAGGCGATTGCGATCGCGATGGAGATCGGCATCCACAACGGCACGCTGGCGATCTTCATCGCCCTCAGTGTGCTCGGCAACGCGACGATGTCGGCGCCGGCCGCGGTCTACAGCCTGCTGATGTTCTTCACCGCCGCCGCATTCGCCGCTTGGCTCAACCGGCCGGGCGCGCGCGACGCGAACGCAGCTGCCTGA
- the trxA gene encoding thioredoxin — MLLDGNAPAPAALPHVFDATTATFETEVLQASLQTPVLIDFWAEWCGPCKSLGPVLEKLAGEYNGAFVLAKVDVDKEQQIAAAFQIRSVPTVFLLIGGQPVDGFPGALPEGEIREFLKKHGIEPAEGDAVEATEAAPLDPVAEIARLRDAVVAEPDKSELKLDLALALLQTGATQEAETLLDGLPANLSTDDRAVKARARLGFATVLAGAPSTDALQAAIAADEGDLRARHLLGVQHIVAGNTEAGLEQFIELLRRDRDFDDGLPRKALIDAFRIIEDAELVGRYRRKMASLLF; from the coding sequence TCTTCGACGCGACCACCGCGACCTTCGAGACCGAGGTGTTGCAGGCGTCGTTGCAGACCCCGGTCCTGATCGATTTCTGGGCCGAATGGTGCGGCCCCTGCAAGTCGCTGGGTCCGGTGCTGGAAAAGCTGGCGGGCGAGTACAACGGCGCGTTCGTGCTGGCCAAGGTCGATGTCGACAAGGAACAGCAGATCGCGGCCGCGTTCCAGATCCGCTCGGTGCCGACGGTGTTCCTGCTGATCGGCGGCCAGCCGGTCGACGGCTTCCCGGGCGCACTGCCCGAAGGCGAGATCCGCGAATTCCTGAAGAAGCACGGCATCGAGCCGGCCGAGGGCGACGCTGTCGAGGCGACCGAAGCCGCGCCGCTGGACCCGGTCGCCGAAATCGCACGCCTGCGCGACGCGGTCGTCGCCGAACCGGACAAGTCCGAACTCAAGCTCGACCTCGCGCTCGCCCTGCTCCAGACCGGCGCGACGCAGGAAGCCGAAACACTGCTCGACGGCCTGCCGGCAAACCTCTCCACCGACGACCGCGCAGTGAAAGCGCGCGCGCGTCTGGGCTTCGCCACCGTGCTGGCCGGCGCGCCGTCGACCGATGCGCTCCAGGCGGCGATCGCGGCCGACGAAGGTGATCTGCGCGCGCGCCACCTGCTCGGCGTGCAGCACATCGTGGCCGGCAACACTGAAGCCGGCCTCGAACAGTTCATCGAACTGCTGCGCCGCGACCGCGATTTCGACGACGGCCTGCCGCGCAAGGCGCTGATCGATGCGTTCCGTATCATCGAGGACGCCGAACTTGTCGGCCGTTACCGCCGCAAGATGGCGTCGCTGCTGTTCTGA
- a CDS encoding NAD(P)/FAD-dependent oxidoreductase has translation MLRLTDLKLPLDHDDAALPAAIIERLGIHADELTSFTVAKRSYDARRRGAIVLIYSVDVETPREADILQRLELDPEDAAAGEQGDGAVASGNGKVGASPDTSYRFVAHASDAMPLRPLVIGTGPCGLFAALVLAQMGFRPIVLERGKAVRERTVDTFGLWRKKVLNPESNVQFGEGGAGTFSDGKLYSQISDKRHHGRKVLTEFVAAGAPDEILYVSKPHIGTFRLVSMVEHMRATIESLGGEIRFSSRVDDLLVESDADGVRHVRGVTLADGEAIRSDHVVMALGHSARDTFAMLHTRGVFLEAKPFSIGFRIEHPQSLVDAARFGPQTGHPLLGAADYKLVHHARNGRSVYSFCMCPGGTVVAAASEPGRVVTNGMSQYSRNERNANAAIVVGITPEDYLPYAPEGGPLAGIALQRHWESNAFALGGGEYEAPGQLVGDLLAGRASSAFGSVVPSYTPGVRLGDLSGALPEYAITAIREALPAFDRQLRGFAMHDALLTGVETRTSSPLRITRHADGQSLNTRGLFPAGEGAGYAGGILSAGVDGIKAAESVAMAMVAAGHARAA, from the coding sequence ATGCTCCGACTCACCGACCTCAAACTGCCCCTCGACCACGACGATGCCGCGCTGCCTGCGGCGATCATCGAGCGCCTGGGCATCCATGCCGACGAACTCACTAGCTTTACCGTCGCCAAGCGCAGCTACGACGCGCGCCGGCGCGGGGCGATCGTGCTGATCTATTCGGTCGACGTGGAGACGCCGCGCGAGGCCGACATCCTGCAGCGTCTGGAACTCGATCCCGAAGACGCGGCGGCAGGCGAACAGGGCGATGGCGCGGTGGCCAGTGGCAACGGCAAGGTCGGCGCGTCGCCGGATACCTCGTACCGCTTCGTCGCCCATGCCAGCGATGCGATGCCGCTGCGCCCGCTGGTGATCGGCACCGGCCCCTGCGGCCTGTTTGCAGCGCTCGTACTCGCGCAGATGGGCTTTCGGCCGATCGTGCTCGAGCGCGGCAAGGCCGTGCGCGAACGCACCGTCGACACCTTCGGGCTGTGGCGCAAGAAGGTGCTGAATCCCGAATCCAACGTGCAGTTCGGTGAAGGCGGCGCCGGCACGTTCTCCGACGGAAAGCTCTACAGCCAGATCTCCGACAAGCGTCACCACGGCCGCAAAGTGCTGACCGAGTTCGTCGCCGCCGGTGCGCCAGACGAGATCCTCTACGTCAGCAAGCCACACATCGGCACGTTCCGGCTGGTGTCGATGGTCGAACACATGCGCGCGACCATCGAATCGCTGGGCGGCGAGATCCGGTTCTCCAGTCGCGTCGACGATCTACTGGTCGAATCCGATGCCGATGGCGTGCGCCATGTGCGCGGGGTGACACTGGCCGACGGCGAGGCGATTCGCAGCGATCACGTGGTGATGGCGCTGGGTCACAGCGCGCGCGACACCTTCGCGATGCTGCACACGCGCGGCGTGTTTCTCGAAGCGAAGCCCTTCTCGATCGGTTTCCGCATTGAGCACCCGCAATCGCTGGTCGACGCCGCGCGCTTCGGACCGCAGACCGGTCATCCGCTGCTCGGCGCCGCCGACTACAAGCTGGTACACCACGCGCGCAACGGCCGCTCGGTCTACAGCTTCTGCATGTGCCCGGGCGGCACTGTGGTCGCCGCTGCAAGCGAGCCGGGCCGTGTGGTGACGAACGGCATGAGCCAGTACTCGCGCAACGAACGCAACGCGAATGCGGCGATCGTCGTCGGCATCACCCCCGAGGATTACCTGCCCTACGCGCCCGAAGGCGGACCGCTGGCCGGCATCGCGCTGCAGCGGCACTGGGAGTCGAACGCGTTCGCGCTCGGCGGCGGCGAATACGAAGCACCGGGACAGCTGGTCGGCGATCTGCTCGCCGGGCGCGCGTCGAGTGCGTTCGGCAGCGTGGTGCCGTCGTATACGCCTGGCGTGCGTCTGGGTGACTTGTCGGGTGCACTGCCCGAATACGCGATCACCGCGATCCGCGAGGCGCTGCCAGCCTTCGATCGCCAGCTGCGCGGCTTCGCGATGCATGACGCGCTGCTGACCGGCGTGGAGACGCGCACGTCATCGCCGCTGCGTATCACCCGTCACGCCGACGGCCAGAGCTTGAACACGCGCGGCTTGTTTCCGGCCGGCGAAGGTGCGGGTTACGCCGGCGGCATCCTGTCCGCAGGCGTGGACGGCATCAAGGCCGCCGAGTCGGTGGCGATGGCGATGGTCGCGGCCGGGCACGCACGCGCAGCCTGA
- a CDS encoding DUF885 domain-containing protein — protein sequence MQQPLVLAIAIAIAAGGGLAGCNRDAPAQTAATAVAEAPVEDAAARAARLTTLYAEYWEEVLKLNPVQATFQGDARYNDQLPDFGSAEYREQVRSFNERWLKTIEAVGSEGLQGQDLLSYRIFVDERRNTLDGERFPDWMMPVNQMGSIVSYSVLLGSGTNAQPFATVEDYDAWLRRAARIPVLLDTEIANMRAGIDANVVQPRVVMEKVLPQFDTILVDDVEKSPFWGPVTKFPDGMSEADRERLTAAFRTLITDQLNPAIQRQRDFIANDYMPHTRDSVGLDALPDGMAWYTFSARQQTTSDLTPEAIHQIGLDEVARIHEQIRGVMAETKFEGSLQDFFRFMQTDRRFQFRSEEQLLAHYRAIEQKIEAKVPELFSLTPKAAFEIRPIEAFRAASAAGGEYMSPSEDGSRPGIFYVNTFDLPTRKRWDAEDLFLHEAIPGHHFQLALQQELTDLPAFRRFGGETAYIEGWGLYAESLGKELGLYSDPYDYFGRLQGELWRAVRLVVDTGLHSKGWTRQQVLDYMFENSSVSEPDAVAEAERYIAWPGQALAYKIGELKIQELRKRSEAALGEAFDIREFHAEVLKDGALPLPLLEAKIDAWIAERKGRVDAQPVTAAPADVES from the coding sequence ATGCAACAGCCGCTCGTTCTCGCCATTGCCATCGCCATCGCCGCCGGCGGCGGACTCGCCGGCTGCAATCGGGATGCGCCCGCGCAGACGGCGGCCACTGCTGTCGCCGAGGCGCCGGTCGAAGATGCCGCAGCGCGCGCTGCGCGACTGACCACGCTGTATGCCGAGTACTGGGAAGAGGTGCTCAAGCTCAACCCGGTGCAGGCGACCTTCCAGGGCGATGCGCGCTACAACGATCAGCTGCCGGATTTCGGCAGCGCCGAGTATCGCGAGCAGGTGCGCAGTTTCAACGAGCGCTGGCTCAAGACCATCGAGGCGGTCGGCAGCGAAGGCCTGCAGGGGCAGGATCTGCTGAGCTATCGCATCTTCGTCGACGAGCGCCGCAATACGCTCGACGGTGAGCGGTTTCCCGACTGGATGATGCCGGTCAACCAGATGGGCAGCATCGTCAGTTACTCGGTGCTGCTTGGCTCGGGCACGAACGCGCAGCCGTTCGCGACCGTTGAAGACTACGACGCCTGGCTGCGCCGCGCCGCGCGCATCCCCGTGCTGCTCGATACCGAGATCGCGAACATGCGCGCCGGTATCGACGCCAATGTCGTGCAGCCGCGCGTGGTGATGGAGAAGGTGCTGCCGCAGTTCGACACGATCCTCGTCGACGACGTGGAGAAGAGCCCGTTCTGGGGTCCGGTCACGAAATTCCCGGACGGCATGTCCGAGGCCGATCGCGAGCGCCTGACCGCTGCGTTCCGCACGCTGATCACTGACCAGCTCAATCCCGCGATCCAGCGCCAGCGCGACTTCATCGCCAACGACTACATGCCGCATACGCGCGACAGCGTCGGCCTCGATGCGCTGCCCGACGGCATGGCCTGGTATACGTTTTCGGCCAGGCAGCAGACCACGTCCGACCTGACACCCGAGGCGATCCACCAGATCGGCCTCGATGAAGTCGCGCGCATCCACGAGCAAATCCGCGGGGTGATGGCGGAGACGAAGTTCGAGGGATCGCTGCAGGATTTCTTCCGCTTCATGCAGACCGATCGCCGCTTCCAGTTCCGCTCCGAGGAACAGCTGCTCGCGCATTACCGCGCGATCGAGCAGAAGATCGAAGCGAAGGTGCCCGAGCTGTTCTCGCTGACGCCCAAGGCCGCCTTCGAGATCCGCCCCATCGAGGCCTTCCGCGCCGCGTCGGCCGCGGGTGGCGAATACATGAGCCCCAGCGAGGACGGCAGCCGCCCGGGCATCTTCTACGTCAACACTTTCGACCTGCCGACACGCAAGCGCTGGGATGCCGAGGACCTGTTCCTGCACGAGGCGATTCCCGGCCACCATTTCCAGCTCGCGCTGCAGCAGGAACTCACCGACCTGCCCGCCTTCCGCCGCTTCGGCGGCGAGACCGCGTACATCGAAGGCTGGGGCCTTTACGCTGAGAGCCTGGGCAAGGAACTCGGCCTCTACAGCGATCCCTACGACTACTTCGGCCGTCTGCAGGGCGAGCTGTGGCGCGCAGTGCGTCTGGTCGTCGACACCGGCCTGCATAGCAAGGGCTGGACGCGTCAGCAGGTGCTCGACTACATGTTCGAGAACTCTTCGGTCAGCGAACCGGACGCGGTCGCCGAAGCCGAGCGCTACATCGCATGGCCCGGCCAGGCGCTGGCGTACAAGATCGGCGAACTCAAGATCCAGGAATTGCGCAAGCGCAGCGAGGCCGCGCTCGGCGAGGCGTTCGACATCCGGGAATTCCACGCCGAAGTGCTGAAGGATGGTGCGCTGCCGTTGCCGCTCTTGGAGGCGAAGATCGACGCGTGGATCGCGGAGCGGAAGGGGCGTGTGGATGCGCAGCCGGTGACGGCGGCGCCTGCTGACGTGGAGTCGTAG
- a CDS encoding bifunctional serine/threonine-protein kinase/formylglycine-generating enzyme family protein, whose amino-acid sequence MPYTPAGPDSTVFPDIAGYRLVRIVGHGGMATVYLGTQLSLGRDVAIKVMLPEALADEVSRRRFENEARTIARLEHPNIVGIHEVGRTEAGLPWYAMPYLPHGHLGSRNLTGDHARVREVLRALLSALAYAHARGVIHRDVKAENVLFDEADRPLLADFGIALRRGYGTRVTMVGLAVGSTAYMAPEQARGQQVDFRADLYSVGVLAWEMLNGSLPYQGEDALSMAIAHTQNPIPRLSPPLRHWQRFIDRALAKSPGRRFADANQMLQALAQVPQRDGKREPVVTGAFRRIGEGARRIGDGARHVSPMLWIPAVLVVAAGIGFLLRPSGVPDIDSPAPGLAVAAGNAAAPVDAEGLAHDDARIPAAAVAADESAAPKAAPVSTSDRHLGDAERQLRNGQLAAPAGANAFESLTRAWQADREHLRFAPLSGRAFDAAGARATALIAKGDHDDASAILAAARQHASSTGQADSDAMRRLRTRVDDALEARLGQAVTDVDRSEAVASLASAEAVGLDAAATSRLRRQAMTIPDVAALAASVAGGARVIRSSDGVYAISNAPVSRADYAAFVSATGHKSAACRARGSMLRALSPKNWEDPGFEQSASDPVVCVSWHDAVDYARWRSEREGRSIVVASTAQGASVATRAVGPAEWRSDCAAACKDRIAAGRSQRDELTSRALDPRRGYDDVGFRLAHLP is encoded by the coding sequence ATGCCGTACACGCCAGCCGGGCCCGATTCGACGGTCTTTCCGGACATCGCCGGTTATCGCCTCGTGCGCATCGTCGGGCACGGCGGCATGGCGACGGTCTATCTCGGCACGCAGCTGTCGCTGGGCCGCGACGTCGCGATCAAGGTCATGCTGCCCGAGGCGCTGGCAGATGAAGTGAGCCGGCGCCGCTTCGAGAACGAAGCGCGCACGATCGCCCGGCTCGAGCATCCCAACATCGTCGGCATCCACGAGGTCGGTCGTACCGAGGCCGGACTGCCGTGGTACGCGATGCCGTATCTGCCGCACGGCCATCTGGGTAGCCGCAATCTCACCGGCGACCACGCACGCGTGCGCGAAGTGCTACGCGCCCTGTTGTCGGCACTGGCGTACGCGCATGCGCGGGGTGTGATCCATCGCGACGTCAAGGCCGAGAACGTACTGTTCGACGAAGCCGACCGGCCGCTGCTGGCGGATTTCGGCATCGCCCTGCGCCGCGGCTACGGCACGCGCGTCACGATGGTCGGGCTGGCCGTCGGCAGCACCGCTTACATGGCGCCCGAGCAGGCGCGCGGCCAGCAGGTCGACTTCCGGGCCGATCTCTACAGCGTCGGCGTGCTGGCCTGGGAGATGCTCAACGGCAGCCTGCCGTACCAGGGCGAAGACGCGCTGTCGATGGCGATCGCGCATACCCAGAATCCGATTCCGCGGCTGTCGCCGCCGCTGCGTCATTGGCAGCGCTTCATCGACCGCGCTCTGGCCAAATCGCCCGGCCGCCGCTTCGCCGATGCCAACCAGATGCTGCAGGCGCTGGCACAGGTGCCGCAGCGCGATGGGAAGCGCGAGCCGGTCGTCACCGGGGCGTTCCGGCGCATCGGCGAGGGCGCACGCCGCATCGGGGACGGCGCGCGGCATGTGTCACCGATGTTGTGGATTCCAGCGGTGCTGGTGGTCGCGGCCGGGATTGGTTTTCTGCTGCGGCCATCCGGCGTACCGGACATCGATTCGCCAGCGCCCGGCCTTGCAGTCGCCGCCGGCAACGCAGCCGCGCCCGTCGATGCCGAGGGCCTCGCCCACGACGACGCACGCATACCGGCTGCCGCGGTCGCAGCGGACGAGTCCGCGGCGCCGAAGGCAGCGCCGGTCTCGACGTCAGATCGGCACCTCGGCGATGCCGAGCGCCAGTTGCGCAACGGCCAGCTCGCAGCACCCGCAGGCGCGAACGCCTTCGAATCACTGACCCGCGCCTGGCAGGCCGATCGCGAGCACCTGCGGTTCGCGCCGCTTTCGGGCCGCGCATTCGATGCGGCCGGCGCGCGCGCCACCGCGTTGATCGCCAAGGGCGACCACGACGATGCGAGCGCGATCCTCGCCGCCGCGCGCCAGCATGCGTCCTCGACCGGACAAGCCGACAGCGATGCAATGCGCCGCCTGCGCACCCGCGTCGACGACGCGCTCGAAGCGCGCCTCGGCCAGGCAGTCACCGATGTGGATCGCAGCGAAGCGGTCGCAAGTCTGGCCTCGGCCGAAGCGGTGGGCCTCGACGCCGCCGCGACATCCCGCCTGCGTCGCCAGGCCATGACCATTCCCGATGTCGCCGCGTTGGCCGCCAGCGTCGCCGGCGGTGCCCGCGTGATCCGCAGCAGCGATGGCGTGTACGCGATTTCCAACGCGCCCGTCAGCCGCGCGGATTACGCCGCCTTCGTGTCGGCGACCGGCCACAAGTCCGCCGCGTGCCGCGCGCGCGGTTCGATGCTGCGTGCGCTTTCGCCGAAAAACTGGGAAGACCCCGGCTTCGAACAGTCGGCGTCCGATCCGGTGGTCTGCGTGTCGTGGCACGACGCAGTGGATTACGCCCGCTGGCGCAGCGAGCGCGAGGGCCGCAGCATCGTCGTCGCGTCCACCGCGCAGGGCGCCAGCGTCGCCACGCGCGCGGTCGGTCCGGCCGAATGGCGCAGCGACTGCGCGGCCGCGTGCAAGGACCGCATCGCCGCCGGCCGCAGCCAGCGTGACGAGCTCACCAGCCGCGCACTGGATCCGCGTCGCGGTTACGACGACGTCGGCTTCCGGCTCGCGCATCTGCCCTGA
- a CDS encoding DUF4442 domain-containing protein — MTPRRFRLLMNLWPPFLFSGIRVTRIDDGFRHARVELRQRWFNRNYVGTHFGGSLFAMTDPFWMIMTLRALGKDHVVWDKAGEIEFIRPGRGTVSAAFDLDDATVEAIRAVTADGSKHLHWFTTDVVDASGELVARVRKQVYVRRKRRSGQSAAAVDSTR, encoded by the coding sequence ATGACGCCACGCCGCTTCCGCCTGCTGATGAACCTGTGGCCGCCGTTCCTGTTCTCGGGCATCCGCGTGACCCGGATCGACGACGGCTTCCGGCATGCGCGCGTCGAACTGCGCCAGCGCTGGTTCAACCGCAACTACGTCGGCACGCACTTCGGCGGCAGCCTGTTCGCGATGACCGATCCGTTCTGGATGATCATGACGCTGCGCGCGCTCGGTAAAGACCATGTGGTCTGGGACAAGGCCGGCGAGATCGAGTTCATCCGCCCGGGCCGCGGCACCGTATCCGCGGCCTTCGATCTCGACGACGCGACGGTCGAGGCGATCCGCGCCGTCACCGCCGACGGCAGCAAGCATCTGCACTGGTTCACCACCGACGTGGTTGATGCCTCGGGCGAACTGGTCGCCCGAGTGCGCAAACAGGTCTACGTGCGGCGCAAGCGGCGCAGCGGTCAGTCCGCGGCCGCGGTCGATTCGACAAGATAG